A part of Deltaproteobacteria bacterium genomic DNA contains:
- the iorA gene encoding indolepyruvate ferredoxin oxidoreductase subunit alpha — protein sequence MNELLLSPEAGGPHLLLGNEAIVRGALEAGVGFVSCYPGTPSSEVPDTFFRLSPKAGYSFEYSVNEKVAMEVAGGAALAGVPSLVTMKHVGVNVAADPMMTLAYIGTPGGLVILSADDPGCHSSQNEQDNRIYARLGGLPCFEPASAQEAKDMTREALVLSARLGQPVLLRTTTRVNHLRGPVIFEALPEARSKGRFVKTPGRFVPIPAVARTRHPALLSALTDMKNENESSSWNIRHGQGRIGFISSGISRAYLADALEGLGNPQVQVLELGQSYPLPASLILDFLRHVDLAVIVEELEPVMETEIRALAQEHGLAVKIMGKGPRLPRTGEYSVRIVIAAVRQALGMPDPEESICSAEPNLPMRPPNLCAGCPHRAAYYAVRQVYGDEAVYSSDIGCYTLGILPPLKTADFLLCMGSSISAGSGAARAGSDPVVAFIGDSTFFHSGVTGLINAVHNEHDILLVILDNRTTAMTGHQPHPGVDQTAIGPNPRPVDIEKIVIACGVEHIRVVKPLNYKATVKALEELKALSGVRVLIAKDPCTLFARRILGRKPGQVAYVVPGREKDCLPLARDLACPAFFVHDGGLGIDPLICAGCMLCVQVGEHIKAKSRS from the coding sequence GGTACTCCTTCGAGTATTCCGTCAACGAAAAGGTGGCCATGGAAGTCGCCGGAGGGGCGGCCCTGGCCGGCGTGCCCTCCCTGGTGACCATGAAACATGTGGGCGTAAACGTGGCCGCCGACCCCATGATGACCCTGGCCTATATCGGAACTCCAGGGGGGCTGGTCATCCTGAGTGCCGACGATCCCGGCTGCCACTCCAGCCAGAACGAACAGGACAACCGGATATATGCCCGCCTCGGGGGCCTGCCCTGCTTCGAGCCCGCCTCGGCCCAGGAGGCCAAGGACATGACCCGCGAGGCTCTGGTCCTCTCGGCCCGTCTGGGCCAGCCGGTCTTGTTGCGGACCACCACCCGGGTCAACCATCTCCGGGGCCCAGTCATTTTCGAGGCCCTGCCGGAAGCAAGGTCCAAAGGCCGGTTCGTGAAGACGCCCGGACGCTTCGTGCCCATCCCGGCCGTGGCTCGGACCAGGCACCCGGCCCTGCTCTCGGCCCTGACCGACATGAAGAATGAAAACGAGTCCTCGTCCTGGAACATCCGCCATGGCCAAGGTCGAATCGGCTTCATCTCCTCGGGCATCTCCCGGGCCTACTTGGCCGACGCCCTGGAAGGCCTCGGCAATCCCCAAGTCCAGGTTCTGGAACTCGGTCAGAGCTATCCATTGCCTGCGTCCCTGATCCTCGACTTCCTCCGCCACGTGGATCTGGCCGTCATCGTCGAGGAACTCGAACCGGTCATGGAGACCGAGATCCGGGCCCTGGCCCAGGAGCACGGCCTGGCCGTCAAGATCATGGGCAAGGGGCCCCGTCTGCCCCGCACGGGCGAGTATTCGGTCCGGATCGTCATCGCGGCCGTTCGCCAGGCCCTGGGAATGCCCGATCCCGAGGAATCCATCTGCTCCGCCGAGCCAAACCTGCCCATGAGGCCGCCGAATCTTTGCGCCGGATGCCCGCACCGGGCCGCGTACTACGCCGTCCGCCAGGTCTATGGAGACGAAGCCGTCTATTCATCGGACATCGGTTGCTATACCCTGGGCATTCTCCCGCCGCTCAAAACCGCCGACTTCCTGCTCTGCATGGGTTCCTCCATCTCGGCCGGGTCCGGCGCGGCCCGGGCCGGTTCCGACCCGGTGGTGGCCTTCATCGGCGACTCGACCTTCTTCCACTCCGGGGTGACCGGCCTCATCAACGCCGTGCACAACGAGCATGACATCCTCCTGGTCATCCTCGACAACCGGACCACGGCCATGACCGGCCACCAGCCCCATCCAGGGGTGGATCAGACCGCCATCGGCCCGAACCCCAGACCCGTAGACATCGAAAAAATCGTCATCGCCTGCGGCGTCGAGCACATCCGGGTGGTCAAACCCCTGAACTACAAGGCCACGGTCAAGGCATTGGAAGAGCTCAAGGCCCTCTCCGGGGTCCGGGTCCTAATCGCCAAGGACCCCTGCACCTTGTTCGCCCGTCGTATTCTGGGCCGCAAGCCCGGACAGGTGGCCTACGTCGTCCCCGGCCGGGAAAAGGACTGCCTTCCCCTGGCCCGGGATCTGGCCTGTCCGGCCTTTTTCGTTCACGACGGAGGCCTGGGAATTGACCCCCTGATCTGTGCCGGATGCATGCTATGCGTCCAGGTCGGCGAACATATCAAGGCCAAAAGCAGGAGCTGA
- a CDS encoding indolepyruvate ferredoxin oxidoreductase: MDKIRIFLTGVGGQGTLTATTLLANIALDNDIPVTAGEIHGMAQRGGVVESFVLMGGWKSPRIDLGEADILLGFEPLETLRALPYLKKNGLIVSNSEPMLPPGVAAGRESYPDLDLIKSKASAWASKTLFLPCRSLGIEAGSPLAANTVLMAALFGSGALPFGLDALERGIGMYMKPKIVDLNIRAMRLADRALAN; the protein is encoded by the coding sequence ATGGACAAAATCCGCATTTTCCTGACAGGAGTCGGAGGCCAGGGGACCCTGACCGCCACCACCCTTCTGGCCAATATTGCTCTGGACAACGACATTCCGGTCACGGCCGGGGAGATCCACGGCATGGCCCAGCGGGGCGGGGTCGTCGAATCCTTCGTGCTCATGGGCGGATGGAAAAGCCCCCGCATCGATCTCGGCGAAGCCGACATTCTCCTCGGATTCGAACCCTTGGAAACCCTCCGGGCTTTGCCCTATCTGAAGAAGAACGGCCTCATCGTCTCCAACAGCGAGCCCATGCTTCCCCCGGGAGTTGCCGCCGGCCGCGAGTCCTATCCAGATCTGGATCTGATCAAATCCAAGGCTTCTGCCTGGGCCTCCAAGACCCTGTTTCTTCCCTGCCGTTCCCTGGGCATCGAGGCCGGAAGCCCCCTGGCCGCCAACACCGTGCTCATGGCCGCCTTGTTCGGCTCCGGGGCACTGCCCTTCGGGCTCGACGCTCTGGAGCGGGGCATCGGCATGTACATGAAACCGAAGATCGTGGATTTGAACATTCGGGCCATGCGCCTGGCCGACCGGGCCCTGGCCAACTGA